In Helianthus annuus cultivar XRQ/B chromosome 8, HanXRQr2.0-SUNRISE, whole genome shotgun sequence, a single genomic region encodes these proteins:
- the LOC110870049 gene encoding cellular nucleic acid-binding protein homolog yields MVTPLEKAIERYIDGLPDSVQDIVTGSNPTTVRQVIELATTLTESHVRKGKLTRQGDKKQSADAAQDKGKGKGKKKGASSRRSRKRKASQNFAVTAQNAQNPPAPPPAKKQYAGTAPHCARCNGHQATQQACKQCTTCGKLGHLANICRLGQNQATQNPTQAQGNAARCPPGLCYNCGEMGHFRNNCPRFANPNTNANPNVNANANRFVARNHLVD; encoded by the exons atggttaccccgttggagaaAGCGATTGAGAGGTATATTGATGGTTTACCTGATTCTGtgcaagacattgtgactggtagtaatcctaccactgttcgtcaagTGATCGAATTGGCTACTACTCTGACCGAGTCTCATGTCAGAAAAGGTAAATTGACCCGCCAGGGTGATAAAAAGCAATCAGCTGATGCAGCCCAAGATAAAggaaagggtaagggtaagaagaaAGGTGCGTCTTCTAGGAGGtcgaggaagcgcaaggcttcccagaaTTTTGCTGTTACTGCACAGAATGCTCAGAACCCACCAGCACCACCTCCTGCGAAGAAGCAATATGCTGGTACTGCACCTCACTGTGCTCGATGCAATGGTCATCAAGCGACCCAACAGGCTTGCAAACAGTGTACTACTTGTGGTAAACTTGGGCATCTAGCCAACATTTGTCGTTTGGGTCAGAATCAAGCTACGCAGAATCCAACACAAGCTCAGGGGAATGCTGCTAGATGCCCACCAGGTTTGTGTTACAACTGCGgtgaaatgggtcatttccgtAACAACTGTCCAAGGTTTGCAAACCCGAACACGAATGCTAATCCGAATGTCAATGCGAATGccaat AGGTTTGTGGCGAGAAACCATCTGGTGGATTGA